In one window of Orcinus orca chromosome 17, mOrcOrc1.1, whole genome shotgun sequence DNA:
- the PLEKHF2 gene encoding pleckstrin homology domain-containing family F member 2, producing MVDRLANSEANTRRINIVENCFGAAGQPLTIPGRVLIGEGVLTKLCRKKPKARQFFLFNDILVYGNIVIQKKKYNKQHIIPLENVTIDSIKDEGDLRNGWLIKTPTKSFAVYAATATEKSEWMNHINKCVTDLLSKSGKTPSNEHAAVWVPDSEATVCMRCQKAKFTPVNRRHHCRKCGFVVCGPCSEKRFLLPSQSSKPVRICDFCYDLLSTGDMATCQPTRSDSYSQSLKSTLNDVSDDDDDDDSSD from the coding sequence ATGGTGGATCGCTTGGCAAACAGTGAAGCAAATACTAGACGTATAAATATAGTAGAAAACTGTTTTGGAGCAGCTGGTCAACCCTTAACTATACCTGGACGGGTTCTTATTGGAGAAGGAGTATTGACTAAGTTGTGCAGAAAAAAGCCTAAAGCAAGgcagtttttcttatttaatgatATTCTTGTATATGGCAATATTGTCatccagaagaaaaaatataacaaacaacATATTATTCCCCTGGAAAATGTCACAATTGATTCTATCAAAGATGAGGGAGACTTGAGGAATGGATGGCTGATCAAGACACCAACTAAATCGTTTGCAGTTTATGCTGCCACTGCCACTGAGAAATCAGAATGGATGAATCACATAAATAAATGTGTTACTGATTTACTCTCCAAAAGTGGGAAGACACCCAGTAATGAACATGCTGCTGTCTGGGTTCCTGACTCTGAGGCAACTGTATGTATGCGTTGTCAGAAAGCAAAATTCACACCTGTTAATCGTCGTCACCACTGCCGCAAATGTGGTTTTGTTGTCTGTGGGCCCTGCTCTGAAAAGAGATTTCTTCTTCCCAGCCAGTCCTCTAAACCTGTGAGGATTTGTGACTTCTGCTATGACCTGCTTTCTACTGGGGACATGGCCACGTGCCAGCCTACTAGATCGGACTCTTATAGTCAGTCATTGAAGTCTACTTTAAATGATGTATCTgacgatgatgacgatgatgatagCAGTGACTAA